In Antechinus flavipes isolate AdamAnt ecotype Samford, QLD, Australia chromosome 6, AdamAnt_v2, whole genome shotgun sequence, the sequence GAAAGATGTGATCCCTAAGGTCCTCCTATCTCTGAAATTCTACGATCCCAtgatgaaacattaaaaaaaaagaagtcagtgCATGCATCTTTTCAGAGAATATTCTCCTTGAGCCAATCCCTCATCTGGAGAGTGTATCTACAGTATCATAGTGATTAAAGCCCGGTGAaattgggcttcaatttcctcatcagcaaaattaAGGTATTTGAACTCACAGACTGTTAGCTCCCTGCTAGCTCTGAGATCCCCTATTCCTGACAGCATGCACATgaccatatatatacatacttggAATTCACGCAGGCATCATCCCAGATCAGAGTGATCTGCCCTCTCGTGAGAGGCAAGATTCGGACACCATTCACCTATCCAAGGGTAAAGTGAGAAAGAAATCCTTTATCAGTGTGAGTGATGCCGGTTCACCACTAGAGTCCTAGTCCCCTAAAGAAACTACTGTATTTGGTTTCTGAAGAGTCATGAGACTTTAGATTTCCCTGCCTGGAGGGTAGATACTTTCCCTGATGCTGACAGAAATGcccagatctttcttttttttgaacttGGCTACGCtgatcagtacaatgatccacaattccaaaggagtcaatgatggaaaaaaaatgctcttcacCTCTAGAGGGAGAACTGATGAACTTCTAGTGCAgactgaagtataattttctcactttctttattcttggtttttttaatttaatatggagatatgttttgcATGTTTTCATATGCACAATTAATATTGCTTACTTTCTTTGGGTGGGGAGGGTAGAATAAAATAAgtaacaaaaataagtaaataataaaatgtaaaaagtaaaCCTTCCTTGGTCCTTCCATCCTTTCAAGTTGTTACccaatcttttttccccatttcacagctAGCTTCTTAGTCATGGTTGTCTCCTTTCTCATCTTATCCACTCTCCTCAACCCTTTGAAATCTGTCTTGTGACCTCACTATTCAACTGAAACTCCTCTTTGCAAGGACTCTCATGACTCCAATTGCTAAGCTCAttgatcttttctcagtcttcatgcTTCTTCATATTTCCTCTGCTTTCAACACTATCcacctcccccttctctcttggATACTGTCTTTGGCCTCCAAGATACTGctcttttctcagtttccttcttcctATGTGTTGGTGACTCTTTGGCAGTCTACCTTGTTTGTCTATCACTCATTTTTTGGTCCTGCATTCCAGGTCCTTCTAttaacactttataaatgttctCTCCCTTCATCaatgataaaaaatgatcaaTGATCATCTGTAGCCAGATGATGTCCAAATCTACATCTCTACCCCATCTCTTGCCTGAAATCTAAGTCCTTACTTTGAGCTGTTTGCTGGTTATCTTCATAGGGATGTCCCATTAGGATCTCAACataaacatgtccaaaatagaagctatttcttttccccttaaatcTGTCCCTTTTTCAAATTTCACTACTAAGAAGTCCCTCACCTCAAGGAAGGTCTGctttcctcccatttttttttcccttcttcttctccccttgGCCACTTCTGGGCCCTTTCCATACTGCTCCCTGAGGTCCCCAATTTCTTAGGGGCTTAAGAGGCTCCCTTTTCTGAGGTAGATGGTATTTTAAGAGAACTTTCTGATTCAATTTCTTGTAGCTTAACTGaaatttgaagccaggtcctcAGGCTCTTATATTTGCTGTACAGGATGGGCTGCGATAAGACCCTAATGGTTgactagaagagatcttagataggactttgtacttttttttatcACTGAGCAGGGAATCCCATTGTTGTACCTGGTCTGGAGGCAGGTGTGGCTTTGAACACACATGAAGGAGAAGAATTGAGGGTATCGAAAGCTCCTGCTTTAGGGTCAGCTGGCCATTTTCAGGAAATGGAAATGGGCCTGTGGCTACAGCATCCTACAGAAATACAACATGATagtaggacacacacacacacacacacacacacacacacacacacacagaactgGATGTCATTTCCATTTCCAGCTACTTAGATACATAGAACAACATTGTGGAATGTCAGAAGGGGGAGGCCCCTAAAGAAACAtataaccctttcattttacagaaggagaaactgaagctcagagggaAGAGACTAGAATCCATATCTCCTAGCTCTAATTCTATGGCTTATTTCACTGAGTAAGGATAAATGCAAATCCTTTATCTCTCTGACCATATCCCCCATTCCAAGAATGATTCTGGCCCCACTTCTTTCTTGGGCCTTCATGATCCTCATTTCATCCCCGATCCCTCATGTCCTTCCTGCCATTCCTCATCCATGAATTTTTGCCCTGTCTTTCCCAATATTGCTCTGGCCCCTCTCTTTGCTCTTTTGTCATTCTTTATTCCCATGCTGTTGTCTCATCCCTTCCCAACATCCAGGCTTGTTTCCTCCATGACACCCACCCACCCAATCTCTCTGACTGTACCTCAGTCTCTCTCATCTGCTGAAATTGCTTTATAGTAGGGAAGACAGGTGAGCCAAGTTTCTTCCACTCCAGGTAAGGGTTGGTGAGATTATTGTCCATATAGTAGGTCATGTAGACAAGATCTGTAGAGAGGCAGAGAAATGGAGCCCAAAAGAGTAAATAAGCAGGAGAGGCTGAGTTGGGTAGACGATGAGTCACAGTTGGAGATGAAAAACATGGTGGGTGGCAAGATAAAGGGCTGGAGCCAAGGGGATTGTAAGAATTCTGGAGAAGATGTGGTCCCTGCCTTTGAGTGTCTTAAGGGCTCACTATGCAAGAGTTCAGACTAGGTGTTTGGTTTGGTCTAAAACTAGAAGTGGGACAGAAGATTCAAGAAGCCAGATTTCAATTTACTATAAGGAAAAGCCTCAATAATTGGAACTTCCCACAAGTAGAATGAGCTGCCTTCAGGGATAGCCTCCCATCAAAGAGGTCTCAGATAGCTATGTGGATATCCTCCCATTTAGAATGTTATTGAGTCTTGCTAAAGGGTTGGAATAGAGCCTTCTGAAGGGGATGTGGATGGAGTTCTAGTCCTGGAGCcatctttctgggttcaaatatggcctcagacacttattattatGTGAACCAGGGCAAGGCACTTAAtgctttttacctcagtttcctcatttccaaaatgagctgtaaaaggaaatggcaaaccactccagtttctctgcccaaaaaacctcaaatgaagtcatggaaaattggacacaactgaaacaacaacATGATTCCGTACCTCAAATTGCTGTAGgcaagaaaggagagggagaggggggggaagggagaaagcgaaggagaaagaaggaggaagggagggagagacacagatTGAGACTGACTTAGAGAGAGCCCTGAAGAATGGATAGGAGTTAGAGAAGGTTTATGTGAGAAGCAGTGGTGAGCCTAGCTAAGCTGGAAGAGAAGATCCACAGAATAACTGAGGTGGATTGGGATGGGGCAGGGTGGAGTCATAGGCTCATAGACTAGAGCTGGAGTTTGATCTCTGATGAAGTTCTAGGGGTGACAAAGACCCCAGTttgggggataagaatgcactatttgacaaaaattgctgggaaaattggaaattagtatggcagaaactagacattgacacACTTAACACCGGACACCAAGatagggtcaaaatgggtttatgatctaggcataaagaatgaagaatgagattataaataaattggaagagcatagcatagtttacccctcagatctgtggaagagggaggaatttatgaccaaagaagaactagatatcactattgaccacaaaatagaaaattttgattatatcaaattgaaaagtttttgtacaaacaaaacaaatgcagacaagattagaagggaaacaataaactgggaaaacatttttacagtcaaaggttctgataaaggcctcatttccaaaatatgtagagaattgactctaatttataagaaatcaagccattctccaattgataaatggtcaaaggatatgaacagacaattctcaaagaaattgaaactatttatagacatatgaaaatatgctccaaatcattattaatcagagaaatacaaattaagacaactctgagataccactacacacctgtcagattggctagagtgacagggaaagataatgtggaatgttggaggggatgtgggaaaacagggacactgatacattgttggtggaattgtgaacacatccagccattctggagagcaatctggaactatgctcaaaaagttatcaaactgtgcataccctttgatccagcagttttctactgggcttataccccaaagagatactaaagaaagggacctgtatgtgccaaaatgtttgtggcagccctgtttgtagtggatagaaactggaaaatgaaaggatgcccatccattggagaatggctgggtaaattgtggtatatgaacgttatggaatattattgttctgtaaggaatgaccagcaggatgaatacagagaggactggcgagacttacatgaactgatgctaagggaaatgagcagaaccaggagatcattatatacctcaacaacgatactgttcgAGGATgtaatctgatggaagtggatctcttccataaagagagctaattcagtttcaattgctcaaggatggacagaagcagctacacccaaagaaagaacactgggaaatgaatgtaaactgcttgcatttttgtttttcttcccgggttatttataccttctgaatccaattctccctgtgcaacaagagaactgttcggttctgcacatatatattgtatctaggatatactgtaacctattcaacatgtaaaggattgcttgccatctgggggagggggtggagggagggaggggaaaaattggaagagaagttgagtgcaagggataatgctgtaaaaaattaccctggcatggattctgtcaataaaaagttatttaaaaaaaaaaagaagaagaagaaaaagttctAGGGGTGAATCTAAAAGGGTCTTAAGAAATCCTGGGAATTGCTCCCTTAGCCATGGtactttacattttacaaaagGCTTTGTCACCACAAATCTACAAAGTAGGAAGTAAAAGGATAATCCTCATTTTAAGGAAATCGAGGCCCAAAGATGGCACATGACTTACCCAGTGTCACTTGAGTAAGAGGCATGCCAACTAGGACTAGAACCCAGCCTGGGACCTTTGTACCACAAAGCTTATTTGAGAGTCTCAGACAAAGGCACCCTGACTTTGTGCCACACATGAGGGGGACCCACAGAAGTTTCTTGAATAGGAAGAGGGCTCAGAAGCCCACTCAAGTCTCTTCTGGCTCTCACCTGTAGCTGGTGGGACATTGTTGAGCTGTATAGTGACAGTGCTGAGATTGGCAGATGTCTGATTGTCATCACTGGCATATACCAGCACTGTGGCCTGCCAGCTGTCTAGTGAAGATGGCTCCTCAGGCCAGTGAGAGGTGGCTAGTACTCCCAGTGTGTGATTGCTGTCCACCAGCAGCCCCTCACAGCGAGCTTCTGTCCACAGCTGAGTTCCACCTGTAAGTACAGAAAAATAGCTACTCATGTGTTAGGGACTGGATTAGTCAGGCTTTGAAGCATGGGAGAGGCCCTGTATCAGTGAGGTGTGAAGGGCAAGGCTCCAGGGGGGAGAAGCCTATCTCTTTCcactttaaaatttcattcctTTGGATTAAATTGGACCCTTTCATCCCCTACCCTAATTCCAGGGAAGCTATCTATAATCCCCatcagagatggagaaggaaagaggggcaaggaaaaaagaaagagatggaatagTGGAATATagtgaggggaaagagaaaaaaaagaatggatgtgGGAGAccgagacagaaacagagagtcagaaagacagaaacgaagcagagaggaaaaggagagagaattgagagagacaaagaagtgagggagagagagggatggaaggagggtcagagaaaggggaagagaaggggagggagaaaaggaaggaaggagagaggaaaggagagaaagaaaagagaaaagagagagtaagggagggagacaggaaagacagaaaggaaaaaggcagaaaaggagACCAAAAGAGATAGAGGAGATAGAATGATTTAGAAAGAgacaaaaggaggaagagaagacaaagagcaggaaagacaaaagggaaaagagagagggggaaggaatcAAAGTTGAGGAATTAATAGAAATGAGAGGGAGGAGATGAGAACAGGGAGAAAGGCCAAGAATGGGAGATGGACAAttagtggaggaggaggaggaggaggaggaggaggaggaggaggatggggaagaagggaggctggcagaaaggcagagagatgCCAAAGGGAAGCAGACAGAAGGGGCAGAGAGTGGTCCCAGGGAGCCTGTGCCCAGGATCCCCATGGCTTGATGCACCTTACCCAGCAGGGCCAGCAGCCCCATGGCAGTGAGCACTGGCTTTCGGACTAGGTGCACATGGGGCGGCTCTGTGTTGTTCATCTGGAAGCGGGCAGTCAGTGTCCTCTGAGTAAAGTGGTGTGGGTGGTAGCTCAGGAAGGCATTATCATTGCTCAGCAGGGTATAGTTCAGGGTATTGTTGGGCTCGGACAGCAAGGTCTGATGCTGGGCTATGACCTAAAAGGAGGGGCAACTTGGAACAGCTGGAAGCCCCCACCCACCACCAGGCACTCCACCACTAGATGTTTTCATCCCCCTTCTCAAGCCCCAGAGTCATAGAGCATCTGAAAGGGATTGGATCTTAGACAGCACTGAAGCTAGTCCCTTCATTTTCAagtgggggaaactgaggcgcagATAGGGGGGGAAAACTTTCCCAACTCACATGAATTAGTCTCGGATCCAGGATAAATCCCGAGTTTCCTAACTTAGCCCAGGGCTTTTCcaactcatttctttctctattgccCCTTTGCCAGTCTCACTCATCTCTTTTTGCTGTATCtcactctcccttctccctccttctgtctctctgtctctcccccctcttccttccttcctccttcctttcttttctccctccctttttcttttctccctcccttctttcttccctccttccttctctccctctcttcccctccttccctctctcctctttcttccctccctccctttctcctctctctccctacatccctctcctctccctcaacctaggagcagctaagtggtccAGTAGttgagtgctggacctggaatcagaaaacaagctcaaatttggcctcatacaCTTGGCTAGTTGCATGACCCAAATACTTcacttctgtctgcttcagtttcctcaattgtgaaaCAGGactcataatagcacctacctcccaggattgttgtgaggatcaaatacttagcacaatgcctggcacagagtaggtacttaacaaattctTGATTCCTTCCCTCTcaccctcctctctgtctctcccccaacTCTGCTTCTCTACCTGATGCTCCCACCTTCTTTGCGCTTTCCACCTGGATTTTTCAGCATCCAGTGCTTGCCACATTGGAGTGAACAAGCATGGAGATCCATGAAATGCTTTAGCGAAGCCTCTTGGTTCAACAAAGACAGAAAGCCTGGAAGCTAGAGGGAAGCTCACCTTCACAACCATCGATGCATAGGTCACATCCGCTCTCCAGATCTGAGGCTGGGACCAGCCCACCAGAGGGTCAGCCTCATCGTTATAAATGGGGACATGGGAGAAATTGGGGAAAAGGCTCTGGATCTGCTGGACAACTTCCTTTTCCTGCTCAAGGATGTAGAGAGAGCTGCCCCCACCCTGCAAGAATCCCAAGTTAGGCTGTTAGACCAGGGGGCCAGTCCCTCCTTGTCTCCTTCATTCACTTCACCAGACAGTATCTAGTGTTTAGCATCCCTTTGGGTTGCCAAGGAGATATACTTGCTAAACCAGACAGAGAAATCACCTGGTGATTCTATCCCGATCCCTCCCCAGGGGACTGTCCTAATCTTATGGCTCCCTGGTCCAGACACTGACAAGGTAGCCCCTCCTCTCCTAAGGGACGGTGGGAATAACTGAAACTATAGGGAGACGTCACCGGGCTGGAGAGTGCCAGAACCCTGGCAAGTGGGAAGGGGCAGCCAGCTCCACAAGCAGCTGTACCAGGAACCAAGGGAAGTGCCCTGGGAACTTCAGGGAAGCAGGCCAGCCAGGAAATTACTAGTGCCAGACTCCAGAATGGGACCGAACAGGAAACACGGAGCAGACGCGGTTGCGCCACATTCAGGCTACAGATACTGGAGCTGATGGTTTCTCACTCCCCTCCGCTCTTCTCTCAAATGAGGCCATTCggaaaagtgcttagcacagagcctagcacataatgggggcttaataaatacttattccattccctttctttccttgtctttctaGGGTCATGTGTCTGTTTCCTGAGAGTTTCTTTGgctttttggctttttcttttttctctcttctgtttttaaGTGTGATCAGTGTGGCTGACCACCGTATCGCCAGCTTGTGTGTATCCCTGGCAGAAAGAGTCAATGTGAAGAATGTCCAGCATGAGGGAGAAACAGATTTGGTTACACTTAGCAGGCTGGTTCTGCCTGAGGACTCAGTGGACAAAGGAGAATGAAtcgtggggggggaggggggagtgtacgtgtgtgtatgtgtatatatacatatatatgtgtgtgtataaacaatTTCTAAATGCAGAGAAACTTGGTCCCAGATTTTTATAGACAAATGAGTCAAAAAATTTTAGCTCTGTATGTGCAAATTTTTATAGACAAATGAGTCAAAAAATtttagctctgtgtgtgtgtgaaagagagagacagagacagagaaaaacagagagctagacagagagagacaaagagacagagacagagagagacagaaagagagagggctgTGATGAGCTAGCTTTGAGAGGAGACGGGGTTTGGCTCTTCCTTTCCCATAGTTTTCTTCTGTCTTGTTAGAAAGGAAAACCATCCCTCCAAGAAGGATTGTAGGAAGTAGCTCAGAAGTAGTCTTTAGAGTGTAAACTCAAGGGCAGGAACTTTTTGCCACCTTCCTTTGAATTGCTGGCATTTAGCAGTGTCTGACATCAGTGTGGCTGACCAACGTATCGCCAATTTGTGTGTATCCCTGGCAGAagattaataaatgcattttgacTTGTTCTGGTAATAGCGGGGTGAGAGGGAGCGTAGCCCCACTGCAACACCATCACTAGTGCTAGACACATATGGGTATGAAAATTTACCATAATAAGGCCAAAGGAGCCATTTAGGCAAAGCACTGTGATTTGATCCTGGATGGACTTCATTGAGGTGATCTTATCCGAGCTGGACCTTAAAGAGAGTAACTTTACAATTTGAAGATGAATGGGCAGAGGGAAATAGAACGATCTGAATGAATAATCATTCATGAAGGATAGTGTAGGCAAATACATAATGGAGGGCAAAGATTTAATTCATACTGAAGTGTGAAAGACTAATAGAAATTTTCTGGTTTCTTTAGCTCCCCAGTTCAGCTCCTGAGGGATCCACCCAAGACCCACTTACCTTCCGGTGCAAGGAGATATAATCCAGGCGCACGCCTTTCTCACCCGTGAAGAAGTTTGTCCCATTGTAGCAGTGGCTGAGTAAGTTCCAGCAAATGGGGGACTTAGGGAACGGATGGAAGGAGTCACCAGGTCCTCCAAACTTCAGCCTCGAGCTTGCTTCCCTCAGGCCTTCTGAGCAGGCATCATAATAGTTCAGGAAGCCTACGACCAAAAACTACGGTCATTCACTCATCTCTTCATCCACTTACTATTATCGTTCAGTTGTCcccaagtcttcatgaccccatagaGGTTTCTGGGCAAAAAGACTAGagtggccatttctttctcctgctcatttcagagatgaggaaactaaggtaaataagGGTAAGTGACTAACCCAGGCTCACACacctagcaagtgtctgagactggatttgatgagtcttcctgattcaaccCTGCACTTTATCTATTAAGGCACCTAGCTGTCCGACTTATTCAGGTACTGattctttattcattcactcatttactcTTTCattaactcattcattcattcattcacttattcattaaTCTATTTACTTATCCAAACACTAAGTAAATGTGCTCAGTAAACACTGACTTGAGTTTGGTCAACACAGGCTGTTTGGGTAAAGTATTACCTTTCTCCTCCAGGAAATCGCCCTAGTATGAGAAGACTTCTCAGGATTCCACACTAATCTCTTCCTCCTCTGCCCTCCCAGAGGCCTTATGGTCCGCACCACACTCTCCAGCTCCCACTCACCCAGAGAGCTGCACTTTGCTCTCACTGCCATTTCATGGTGGTATGTCTTgtctcctcctcccacccccacagATATAAAGTCTTCAAGAACAGAGAAGAAAGGCAAAGAATGCTGGACCGCTAATCACGAGACTCCACAGCTGAGCTATTTAAACTACACGActatgggaaagtcatttaagctctgaACTtcttgtcattcagtcatgtccaactctttgtgactccatttgggattttcttgtcacaAATACtagaatggtctgccatttccttctccagctcattttataaaagagaaaactggggcatacaggattaagtgacttgcccaaacaCACAGCTAAGTATCAGAGGCattttattcactgtgctacttaactgcctcaatttgctcacctgcaaaatggggagGATAACCCTGCAGACTTCCACAAGTCTTTATTGTGAGGCTGTAATAATCCTCATGTAAAATGTAATAATACAACATGTATGAAAAAGTTTTGTTGGTCATTATGTTGGTTCCCTCACAAAGTCTGGGAAAGCACATCATGAAGTCAAATAACCAGAGTTAGAGACCTACCTATTCtactcttctcattttataaagaaactggaATCCAGAGAAAGCAGGGGGCTTGCTTAAGGCCACACAGTGAATCACAGGCAGACTGGGAATAAAACCCAAATTTTCTGAACTGAGAATGTTTTAAACAGACTCAATTCtttcaaaaggctatcaaactgtgcatacccttttatccagctgtgtctctactgggtctgtatcccaaagagattattaaaaagggaaagggacccacatgtgcaaaaatgtttgtcgcaccctctttgtaatggccagaaactggaaactgagtggatgcccaatggttgtggaatggctgaataaattgtggtatatgaatattatggaatattattgttctgtaagaaatgactaacagaatgatttcagagaggcctggagagacttacatgaactgatgctgagtgaagtgaatagaaccaaaagaacagtTATTCACAGCtacagaaagattatgtgatgattaactgtgatggattcttttcaacaatgaggtgatttagaccaattccaatagacttgtgatggagagagccatttgcattcagagagaaactgtggggactgaatgtggatcacaaagtagtattttcatctttgttgttgctgttattatttgcctacttgtttttttttctttttcattcttcccctTTGATCTAATTTTTATTGTACAGCATTATACATGTggaactttgtttaaaaaatgaattaaactcAATGCTTTTGCACAAGCAGTAGGCAGGTCCTCATCTTGTACCTAGAGTGACCtcatcttcttccctcactcctcTGCCATCTGAGAAAACACTTGCATACCTTGAATCGTCATGGACACATTGTCAAAGTCGTGATGATCTGGCTCATTCCAAGTTTCAAAATTCCATCTGGAGACATGGTGCAAGCCGTACTTCTCTGCAAATGAGACCGCGAGGGATGTCAAAGCTACTGTCAGCACAAGCTTCACAGATAAAAACTGATGAGGAACATTTCAGCCCACACGCTACCACCCCCAGTGATTCTAAGTGACTCTACAACACCTCCAAACACTTTGCTAACTTCACAACTGTTTCCCCTGGAGAGTGCCGGTGTGTCATTCCCCAGCTTCTAAGAGCAGACAGATCTAACTTAATCACAATCTGTTTGCATGTGAAAAtttaataactataaaaataagctttaaatatttattaaatatccttgAGAGCCTCTATCCTAAAACACTGAAAAAcaaagaacatggaatgtcagagctgggaggattCTTAGAACGTGGTATGGCAAAATGGAGAAGATATTttaagagaccatctagtcccaCCCCCTCAATTTCCAGATCAGGAAATTAAGGCTTAGAGAAGAGAACCTGACTGAAATCAGTTAGCTTAAGTTCAGGAGTACCTGAAAGGAATCTGctaatttctttcaaagaatCCTAAGTTCTTTTCCTGACCTCATGAGTTCAGATGGATTTTCCCTGCTCCACAGCCTGACTGTGAGATTTAGTTCCATCGACTATTCCCAACCTTTCTTGTCTCCTGGCATTGCTAACCTAACTTAGGCCATTAGGCAGAATGTTGTTGAAGCTGTTATCAACATGTCAAGGGAAGGGGGTGGCTGGTTTTGTTTCactatttttccttcttacaAGAGATGGTTCCCTAGGGAGTCTGAGGCAATAACAATTGAATGGAAAGCAAAAGGCATCAAGAAAATGTGAACAACCCATTTCTATCTCACTTTATGTTTTTCACAGTGGTTTCCCCTCCAATATCTCACCAAGTCCTCACCAGACAATCCCTATTTTTAAGGGTCTGAAGGGCGGCTGTCTAGGAAGAAGGTTTGGCTTGCATCTTCTTAGTGAGAAGAGCACACTGTCTTTGGAGTCCTtggactgggttcaaatcctgcccctacCTAAGTTAGTTAAGTAACTCTCTCCGAACCTTgaccccaattttctcatctgtaaaataaagttggATTCAATAGTCCAGAGCTATGATCATATATGTACTCGCTTTACTGTTACCCAGAAGGGCAGAACTAGAAGAACCAAAGAAAGTCTAAAGGTAAATTTAGATTCAGTGGAAGAAAAAGTTGCTAACAATTAGAGTTATCTAAATCTGCTCTAccactttgtacacagtaacagccaggttgtgtgatgatcaacactGATGGACTTGGAACAGAGCTAGGTTTCACAGTAAGTTAAGACCATTCAAAATTGTAAGAATCCAGGGCAGCAAGGTGCTACATCAGATGGAGCACCAGCCCCTGATGTCAagaggaaatgagttcaaatcccttctcaggaactagctgtgtgactaagtcacttcaccttgactaattccaaaaaacaaacaaataaaaaaatgattcctGGAATTGAATCTAGATATGAGATGATAAGAGCTCAacaagaaaatatgtttttcatgactgtacatgtataactatcAAATTGATTGCCTTCTCAATgattggggagaagagggagatggaagagaatttggagtttgaagttatttttaaaattttaatagtttttatatgtaatttacatgtaaaaatttaaatagttaatttttaaaaaaagattaaatggaaCCCACACTGAAGCCTTTCAAGACTTACCAATATATCTCTTAGCCAATAGGGTGACCAGATTCTTCCATTCATACACCTGCTTCTTATCTTCAAAGTCAGTAAAGTA encodes:
- the IDUA gene encoding alpha-L-iduronidase isoform X2, producing the protein MGARSTWAAAPLLPLVALLPPTFASCLFSVDASTATGQLKPFWRSTGFCPPLPHEKSDRYDLSKDQQLNLAYIASIPHGGIEQVRTHWLLDLITASVIDGDLRYNFTNLDRFLDLLQENKLIPEKYGLHHVSRWNFETWNEPDHHDFDNVSMTIQGFLNYYDACSEGLREASSRLKFGGPGDSFHPFPKSPICWNLLSHCYNGTNFFTGEKGVRLDYISLHRKGGGSSLYILEQEKEVVQQIQSLFPNFSHVPIYNDEADPLVGWSQPQIWRADVTYASMVVKVIAQHQTLLSEPNNTLNYTLLSNDNAFLSYHPHHFTQRTLTARFQMNNTEPPHVHLVRKPVLTAMGLLALLGGTQLWTEARCEGLLVDSNHTLGVLATSHWPEEPSSLDSWQATVLVYASDDNQTSANLSTVTIQLNNVPPATDLVYMTYYMDNNLTNPYLEWKKLGSPVFPTIKQFQQMRETEDAVATGPFPFPENGQLTLKQELSIPSILLLHVCSKPHLPPDQVNGVRILPLTRGQITLIWDDACVNSKCLRTYDVEFSQHGHIYRGIKRKESTFNLFVFAPDNANVTGFYRLRAVDYWGRPGPFSTPVYYKEAAA
- the IDUA gene encoding alpha-L-iduronidase isoform X1; this translates as MGARSTWAAAPLLPLVALLPPTFASCLFSVDASTATGQLKPFWRSTGFCPPLPHEKSDRYDLSKDQQLNLAYIASIPHGGIEQVRTHWLLDLITASVIDGDLRYNFTNLDRFLDLLQENKLIPGFELMGSPSGYFTDFEDKKQVYEWKNLVTLLAKRYIEKYGLHHVSRWNFETWNEPDHHDFDNVSMTIQGFLNYYDACSEGLREASSRLKFGGPGDSFHPFPKSPICWNLLSHCYNGTNFFTGEKGVRLDYISLHRKGGGSSLYILEQEKEVVQQIQSLFPNFSHVPIYNDEADPLVGWSQPQIWRADVTYASMVVKVIAQHQTLLSEPNNTLNYTLLSNDNAFLSYHPHHFTQRTLTARFQMNNTEPPHVHLVRKPVLTAMGLLALLGGTQLWTEARCEGLLVDSNHTLGVLATSHWPEEPSSLDSWQATVLVYASDDNQTSANLSTVTIQLNNVPPATDLVYMTYYMDNNLTNPYLEWKKLGSPVFPTIKQFQQMRETEDAVATGPFPFPENGQLTLKQELSIPSILLLHVCSKPHLPPDQVNGVRILPLTRGQITLIWDDACVNSKCLRTYDVEFSQHGHIYRGIKRKESTFNLFVFAPDNANVTGFYRLRAVDYWGRPGPFSTPVYYKEAAA